A region of the Callithrix jacchus isolate 240 chromosome 5, calJac240_pri, whole genome shotgun sequence genome:
GAATACAATATTCTGTGAATGCCTTCTGACGCCAAATGTCActtgcaaaaattagccagttttgAGTTATCTGTGGGGGTTCCTCTTTCCAATGCAGCTCATTAGGAAGACTCTGTAAAATTATCCTGCATCAGAAAGAGTTTGAATGACCATTCAAAGCCACAGCCAGTAGACTTTCACTGTAAAGAGTCAGgtagggctgggcatgatggctcacacctgtaatcccagcactttgggaggccaaggcaggtggatcacttgaggtcaggagttcaagaccagcctggccaacatggcaaaatcccatctctaccaattttttttttaattagctgggtgtagcggcaggtgcctgtagtcccagctacttgggagactgagatggcagaatcatttgaacctgggatgcagaggctgcagtgagctgagattgtgccactgcactccagcctgggctacagagtaagaccctgtctcaaaaaaaaaaaaaaaaaaaagccagatagtAAATGCTTTAGGCTTTGCAGGACAAGAAGTAAAATTAAGGATGTTATATAGGGgctttcaaataattaaataatttcatgtgtcaaaaaagtaccattctttttttttttttttttccaaacatttaaaatgtagcaTCACTCTCAGCTTATAAGCTATGCAGAACTTATGGTGGGCCAGTTTGCCCCATGACCCATGGCTTGCTAGGCCCTAATTTAAAGCAATACTTTTTAAActctaatatatataaaaatttcctGATACACCTGTGAAAGCAGTGTTTGGGCTCACACTCAGAGATTCTGATGAGCAGGTCTGGGTGGGCCACTGAACTTGCATTTCTAACTGATGGATTGATGGTGCTGATGCTTCCTGTCCACTGACCACATTTTGAGCAGTACTGATATTCTAAAGtgcccatttcatagatgaggaaactgtggcccAGCTAAGTGGTATGTCCAGTGTTACATCCCATGGACTAGGTAATGACGTCTGCTCTGCCACCCCACAGGGCTGTTTTGCCACAGAAAACGCCTCTCCATTTCTTTAGCCCACTACTACTCTCATGCTTCTCAGCTATGTCCTCACTCCTCTCTCCGCCCCATGCCCACCCTCACAAACATAACTTTCCTATACAGATCAAGCTCTGGCATCAGCTCCAGTAAGGTATTTCCTGACCTCTTCAAATCTAAATGCTCCTTTCTGCCCCAGCATTCTATACATACTTGTGTCTAATATGTATAACTGTTTGTCTGTATgcctttgtttttggtttttcaaaaaaccaaatgATGAATGTTTAGGTGGAAAGATGAATGGgtaggtgggtagatggatggatgggcaggtaAGTGGGTGGACGGTGGGTGGATTGGTGTGTAGATAGATgctgaatggatagatggatgggtggatggtagATGGGTTGGTGGATGAATGAATACTCCTCATGATCTATTGCATGAAAATCATTTTCGTGGCAAGGTTGAGACTAGACCCCAATTCTGCTAGAGTCTATTCCATGGTGATCTATGATGGGACATACTGAACATGTAAACAGCAGTAGTTACATTTTATtgagtgtgtgttgagtgtgCATTTATATGGTCGGCTTTGTACTAAGCAGTCCTGCCAATCCTCTCATCAACCCCTTTATTAGCTCCACCTTTACTACAAGAAAATGGATGCTCAGAAAGGTGGAGCagcttgcccaaagccacacagcacaACACATCCTAGCCCATCTGATTCTGTGCCAACTGCCTGTCACCTTTCCCACCCTCCACCAGTGTTCCTCACCCTCCCTGGCCCCGCCCCAGCTCTGCAGGCCCCCAGCTGGCCTCACCTCCATCAGCATAGGTCTCGGTGCCATAGCCGTCTTGCAGGCCATTGTTCCAAGTGCCCTCATACTTGGCACCGCTGCTTGAGCTCTGCCGGATCCCGTAGCGTCCCTTGAAGCCATGTGTCCACTCGCCTTTGTAGAGCCAGCGCCCCTTGGTCTCTATGCCCAGCCCATGTCGTTTGCCCTGGCTCCAGTATCCCTCAAACGTGTTTCCGCTGGGCCAGGTATAGACACCTGCCACTTCAAAGCCAAAGTTCCAGGAGCCAGAGTATTCGCCCTGGCCCTTGGGGCCTGTGCACAGTCCGTGCCCATGGGCCTTTCCCCCCTCCCAGCCCCCGCAGTACGCCCCACCATCATCAAAGTCGAAGCGGCCCCCGCTCATCTCATCATAGCCCCTGACAACCTCCGCGTCCTCCAGCGTGGGTGCAGAGGGCGTGGGTGATGCCGGCAACACTCCTCCAGTGCCTTCGGGGCCTGGCCCCCAGACTCACCACTGAGCCCCAGGAGGGGGAAAGCAGGAGGCCAGCAGAGGCTGAAAGAGCCCAGGCGCCAAGTCAGTACTGGGTCGGCTAGTCAGTGCCATGCCGGGGAGCCTCGACTCTACCAGCCAGAGCAAGGCTGCTTGCTGggaagaaagcaggaaggaaaggTTCAAAGTTCCCACAAAGAGTCCTAAGTCTGCCTTCCAAGAAGTCAAAGGGAAAACGGTGTGATCTCTTTAAGAAGTCCAGTGAATGGGTGCGGGGGAGGGGTCCCCAGCCTTTTCAAAGAGGGGAAATTCCCCTCGGTGACAGCCCCCGCCTGAGGCTGAATTCCCGAAGCCCGCTGGCCCCCTTCTCCACCCCAGTGGGTGTGCGGGGCTGCTGGTCTCCCCGCCGCTGCCCCGCCCCCTTCTCCAATCCTGCCCTCCTCCTGGGACGGAAAGGTCAGTGTTGCCCTAACAAGGCCATTGGATCTCAGAAGCTGCTCCCAAAATAACCCCTGCCAGCCCAGCCTCCTTCAAAGCGGGAAGGAGGGGTATTTCAAATCGTGCCCGTGCCGCAGACCCAGCAGTGGCTggagggctgaggaaggaggctgAGAACTGAATGCAGGCAGCCCAGGGACCTTGGTGTCTTTTCCTGCTGGGAGTGACAGATCCCTTCCATTCTCAGAGACCTCTGGGTCTGCGGGCAGGGAGGGCGCCGGGGAAtcggggaagggaggagagagggagaccgGAACGCCCAGTCCTGGAACACTGAAAATCCCCCAGAGCGAGGAGGTTGGCAGGTCTCAGCCCCACCACCACTCACATGCCCTAAGGGGACCTGGGGTTACCGCACCACTGCCAGCCCCATCAAGGAATCCGGTGACctaaagagaaaggaatggaGACAGTTTCACATGTGCTCCCGAAAGCAGAGGAGAGAAGTCAGAAAGAGAGGTGAGGCTGTGGAAACAGTCTGAAAGATACATGAAATCTGAGTCCGGGGCTTGCGCACCACCCAGAACTCCCTCTATCCCAGGAACCCTGGGAGAACGCGGGGAGAACTCGGTGCAAGAAGCAATCATctattccctttctctttcctccgGAAGGGCAAGGAGCCTGTCCTCCTTTCTGCCTGAGACATAGACTGGACGTCCTGCTggcttcctctccccaccccttcaTGCCCCTGCGCCTTCCCTGCTGCAGACCCAGCAGACCCTGAGGGTCAAAGGAGTCCCCTTCCTGTCAACCCAGGGTTGTGTTGTAATGAGGTCCTCTCAGAAATTCTCAAGggtcatgatttttttaaatgtcccttTCTGAGCTGTCTTTTGCTCTAGTGTCCCAGAAGCCTGTGAGGCCAGACTTCAGAAAGCTCTTGGGGCAGGGGTAGGAGCGAAGGGCCTAGGTGGATTCGCAGCCACTCAGGTTCCCACCAAACTccagtaaaaagaacaaataaatctCCATGGCAAGAAGCTGTGGCCAGAGCTAATGGTGGTAAAGCCCAGCTAAGCCCAGAATTAATGCGAGTCTAGAGGAATTCTGGGAAAGGTAAGAGCCACCAAGACTACGAaggtctgtgtgtgtctgtgtgtgggaaCGTGTGAgtgtgtaagagtgtgtgtgaaagtgtgtgtttgtgttgtgagTGTGTTTGTATGTAAGAGTGAGTGGGTATGttgtgagtgtggtgtgtgtgaaggTGTGTGAGTGGAAAagtatgtgtgtgagtatatgtgtgtggtgagtgtgtatatgtgtgtgattgtgtgtgaatgtgttgTGAGAGtatgtggtatgtatgtgtgtgtggtgagtgtgtgtttgtgtatgtgtgtgtgtgaagacagggactaaagggaaagagagaactaAGCACAGTACCTACTAGAGAACATTAGACAATTATCTGATTTTAAACTTGTCTGACATATTTCCAAACCCCATGATAACTTAGGCCACATAGTCACTGCAGAAGTCTTGTTCTTGTTCGGGAAGTGGGTAAAAAAtgttccctcctttccttccagtGGGTTTACCTGTTTTTAGGACTTGGTTTCATCCTGGGTCACAGCCCCTGACCTTAAAGAGCCCCTTCTGTACTTACATTTCACCAACAGGTGAGGCAGCCAGCCTCTTGGGCTCACTGTCACCATCCATTCGCCAAGCCGACGGGGAGCAAGTCGTGGATAAAGACTGTGCCCCCTGGGTAGTCAGGCATGAGCCCTGGTCAGGTTGACTGACAGCTTGCACAATTCACTTCTAATAACACCTCAGGGCTACTCCCAGGGAGTTCAGCTTTTGCCACTTCTCACTGAGGTCTTCCGATAATCACAAATTTCTTTCTAGCTCTGCTCtcaagggaagagggaagagcatCTGAAACTGGAAGCTAGGGGAGTTTGAGCCGTGGATTCAATGCTGTAATCATATGCTTGGGCCAGGTGGCCACTATTCATCCATAGCAGCTCCCTAGGGTGGCTCTACCCAGGGTTACTACACATAAGAATCACccatagaaattaaaaacatgaagagATCCCAGAGCCCCACGTGAGACCTACTAAATTAGATTGTCCTGGGAGAAGACTTGGGCAGCTGAATTCTTTTAAAAGCTTCTCAGATGAATCTGATTTTCATCTCTGGTTAAAAACACCGTAggtggggtatggtggctcacacctgtaatttcagcactttgggaggccaagcctgaaggattgcttgagcccaagagtttgagaccagcctggaaaacagttagaccccacctctacaattaaaaaaaatttaaaaattatccaggtgtggtgatgcatacctgtggtcccagctacatgggaagctgaggcagggggattgcttgagtcaaggagttgtaggctgcaatgagccgtatttgtgccactgtgctccagcctgggcaaccctgtctcaaaaaaaaataataagtagaaaacaataagaacaacagcaacaaaaaccacTATAAGTTTTCAAATTAAGAAACTgtttaataacataaaaattcatGAATCCATTTACCGCTGGATGAGTAGTTTTGGAGTTAAGATATGTGTTCAAATCCTAGTCCTGCCCCTCACAAGCTGTGACCTCGGACCAATTGTCAATTTCTCTAAACTGCAaactcttcatctgtaaaagttCCTACCTCAAAGGATTATCGGTATCAAGGATAACAGTACCTACCTTATATGGCTGGGTGAGAATTACAGAGTTAATACCGTGCAAAGGTTCAGGACACACTACACACATAATTAGTGTTAGCTCTTATTAGTATTACTCTCACATACTAAATTACTTTTCAGGCTTAATAAAATAGTCAtcaaagagggaagagagaacccctcctaaatattaaatatcttgaCATCAAAGCACTCTTTATTCTTCCCAATTCAGGTTTTTCTACATTACTCTGtggtttctcattttttaaactgCAAAACTAAGTTACTGGTAAAGGGATACTTTGACTTTGTAAAAGTTTAAGTAAAATTCTTTGCCAAATTTGGTACTGGCCTTACCTGCCCAGAGCTTTCTGACAAGCTACCATTTGTCCTGCCATTTAAACCAGTGTATTTCAGGGAAAGGGAGACCTCTTGTGGTGCTATATGAATTACAACAGCTTTTCCTCAGAAAAACCAAGTTCTTCAAATCCAATGGAATTTACTAAACTTGAAATATTAGTagggcaaggtggtgcatgcctgtggtcccagctactccggaggctgagacaagaggattgcttgagcctgggaggtcaaggctgcagtgagtcgtgatcacaccactgcactctagcctgggtgatggagcaaaaccctctctctctcaaaaaaaaaaaaaaattaattaaaaactaaatagGCCGGGTGtcgtggttcacgcctgtaatcctagcactttgagaggccagggtgggcagatcacctgaggtcaggggttcgagaccagtctggccaacatggcaaaaccccgtctctactaaaaatacaaaaattagccgggtgtggtggtgggcacctgtaagcccagctacttgggatgctgaggctggacaatcacttgaacccaggaggcagagactgcagtgagccaagattgtgccactgcactccagcgttgGCGACAGAG
Encoded here:
- the JPH2 gene encoding junctophilin-2 isoform X4 yields the protein MSGGRFDFDDGGAYCGGWEGGKAHGHGLCTGPKGQGEYSGSWNFGFEVAGVYTWPSGNTFEGYWSQGKRHGLGIETKGRWLYKGEWTHGFKGRYGIRQSSSSGAKYEGTWNNGLQDGYGTETYADGAPGKSTKKNG